The Lycium barbarum isolate Lr01 chromosome 12, ASM1917538v2, whole genome shotgun sequence genome includes a region encoding these proteins:
- the LOC132623199 gene encoding B3 domain-containing protein Os01g0234100-like isoform X2: MSFYANSKLLQVLDLYRNQIIGKRRRKPKEIIDQIPTIPYRKKRVIKKQVQSNNAVADAGLKSISTKQERAAADGSGSATQMKSAVIIRADDLLSSIGNEYPSFVKLLVRSHVGSCFWMGLPVPFCKTHLPRKDTQVILESENGEEFEIKYIAEKTGLSAGWRKYVVAHKLVEGDALVFQLVEPTRFKVYVIRANDLKEVDGALSLLNLDAPPKQSDAEGTNAHNIKKRQKKSLPLTVLQRRKRKADLSKQLVPLEAQSGNDSDEVASEILEGSRSFGPAVNFRDIRSLEEFHILVNGLCIDSELPEHIRRKYYELCCSRSSFLHDRLLQGLHCKLVAGMIFEVVNIADMIRACTLTTPRKEFDIWEKSLKSFELLGMNVGFLRTRLRWLLSLAFDSEGASDTKRYLEAKNEWSRAEDEIQNLETKLEELKQASEKYGADVEALKSKAESYELMFQGEVNAPW, translated from the exons ATGTCGTTTTATGCTAATAGCAAACTTCTTCAGGTACTGGATCTCTATAGAAATCAAATCATT GGTAAAAGAAGAAGGAAGCCCAAGGAGATAATTGATCAGATTCCAACAATTCCCTACAGGAAGAAGAGGGTAATCAAGAAACAGGTTCAATCCAACAAT GCAGTAGCTGATGCTGGGCTCAAGTCAATTAG CACCAAACAAGAGAGGGCTGCAGCTGATGGTTCTGGAAGTGCTACCCAAATGAAATCAGCAGTCATCATTCGAGCAGATGACCTACTGTCAAGTATTGGAAATGAATATCCCAGTTTCGTGAAATTATTAGTTAGATCGCATGTTGGTAGCTGTTTTTGGATG GGTCTTCCTGTGCCATTCTGCAAGACCCATCTACCAAGAAAGGACACTCAAGTTATTCTTGAAAGCGAGAATGGCGAAGAATTTGAAATAAAATACATTGCTGAAAAGACTGGACTTAGTGCAGGATGGAGAAAGTACGTTGTTGCTCACAAGTTGGTTGAGGGAGATGCTTTAGTTTTTCAACTAGTTGAGCCTACTAGATTCAAG GTCTACGTCATAAGAGCAAATGATCTAAAAGAGGTGGATGGCGCTCTTAGCCTTCTAAATTTGGATGCACCCCCCAAGCAAAGTGATGCAG AGGGAACTAATGCTCATAACATAAAGAAGCGTCAAAAGAAATCTCTTCCTTTAACTGTTTTGCAAAGGAGAAAGCGAAAAGCGGATCTGAGTAAACAACTTGTTCCACTGGAGGCGCAGTCGGGAAATGACAGCGATGAAGTCGCTTCAGAAATTTTAGAGGGCTCGAGGTCCTTTGGACCTGCTGTTAATTTTAGAGACATTAGGAGCCTTGAGGAGTTCCACATTCTGGTGAATGGATTATGCATAGACTCTGAACTTCCTGAACATATAAGGAGAAAGTACTACGAGTTATGCTGCAGTAGAAGTTCTTTTCTTCATGATCGTCTTCTACAAGGCCTTCATTGTAAGCTGGTTGCTGGTATGATATTTGAGGTCGTCAACATTGCCGATATGATAAGAGCTTGCACTCTCACCACCCCACGGAAGGAATTCGATATATGGGAGAAGTCACTGAAATCTTTTGAACTTCTGGGCATGAATGTTGGATTTCTAAGGACTCGTCTGCGCTGGTTGCTGAGTCTTGCATTTGACTCGGAAGGCGCTTCGGACACCAAGAGGTACTTGGAAGCTAAAAACGAGTGGTCTCGAGCTGAAGATGAGATACAGAATCTTGAAACGAAACTGGAGGAACTGAAACAAGCTTCTGAAAAATATGGTGCTGATGTTGAGGCTCTGAAATCAAAAGCTGAGAGCTATGAGCTTATGTTCCAAGGAGAAGTCAATGCTCCATGGTAG
- the LOC132623694 gene encoding uncharacterized protein LOC132623694, whose amino-acid sequence MACLEMYNQNNSDDHNKQLYSMSPRISFSNDFIDSNTNSSSSHHRQQMIMKNERSYRDAPVSSDFEFSVTNYSMISADELFSKGRLLPFKEGCSSGHSQKTTLRDELLNDDNDDDFTLRIPKSSTRWKGLLGLKKSHVGSKKIDKKNEDKRSEELANGSKNSQEVYNGSGSGRDMDFRFNGKYEEQGSN is encoded by the exons ATGGCATGCTTAGAAATGTACAACCAAAATAACTCTGATGATCACAACAAACAACTTTATTCAATGAGTCCTAGAATTTCCTTCTCCAATGACTTCATCGACTCAAATActaattcttcttcttctcacCATCGACAACAAATGATTATGAAGAATGAAAGGTCTTATAGAGATGCACCTGTTTCCTCTGACTTTGAATTCTCTGTCACTAATTATTCCATGATTAGTGCTGACGAACTTTTCTCTAAGGGTAGGTTGTTGCCCTTTAAAGAAGGTTGCTCTAGTGGACACTCTCAGAAAACTACTCTTCGTGATGAACTCCTcaacgatgacaatgatgatgattttacCTTGAGGATACCCAAGAGTTCTACTAGGTGGAAGGGTCTATTAGGCCTTAAAAAATCTCATGTTGGGTCCAAGAAAATCGACAAGAAAAATGAAGACAAGAGGTCTGAAGAGCTGGCTAATGGCAGCAAGAATTCCCAG GAAGTATACAATGGGTCTGGTAGTGGAAGGGATATGGACTTTCGTTTTAATGGAAAGTATGAGGAGCAGGGCAGTAACTAG
- the LOC132623199 gene encoding B3 domain-containing protein Os01g0234100-like isoform X1, which produces MKIKVVHRSSPPNQEDKSYPDMPKKEVLDVEPENQQLELPDSAIPKDNLSLVDASIPINSLILSPSLLGKRRRKPKEIIDQIPTIPYRKKRVIKKQVQSNNAVADAGLKSISTKQERAAADGSGSATQMKSAVIIRADDLLSSIGNEYPSFVKLLVRSHVGSCFWMGLPVPFCKTHLPRKDTQVILESENGEEFEIKYIAEKTGLSAGWRKYVVAHKLVEGDALVFQLVEPTRFKVYVIRANDLKEVDGALSLLNLDAPPKQSDAEGTNAHNIKKRQKKSLPLTVLQRRKRKADLSKQLVPLEAQSGNDSDEVASEILEGSRSFGPAVNFRDIRSLEEFHILVNGLCIDSELPEHIRRKYYELCCSRSSFLHDRLLQGLHCKLVAGMIFEVVNIADMIRACTLTTPRKEFDIWEKSLKSFELLGMNVGFLRTRLRWLLSLAFDSEGASDTKRYLEAKNEWSRAEDEIQNLETKLEELKQASEKYGADVEALKSKAESYELMFQGEVNAPW; this is translated from the exons ATGAAGATAAAAGTAGTTCATCGAAGTTCACCCCCAAATCAAGAAGATAAATCCTACCCAGATATGCCCAAGAAGGAAGTTCTTGATGTGGAACCTGAAAATCAACAACTTGAGTTACCTGATTCTGCAATACCCAAAGACAATTTGAGTCTTGTTGATGCTTCCATCCCAATTAACTCCCTGATTCTCTCTCCTTCCTTGCTg GGTAAAAGAAGAAGGAAGCCCAAGGAGATAATTGATCAGATTCCAACAATTCCCTACAGGAAGAAGAGGGTAATCAAGAAACAGGTTCAATCCAACAAT GCAGTAGCTGATGCTGGGCTCAAGTCAATTAG CACCAAACAAGAGAGGGCTGCAGCTGATGGTTCTGGAAGTGCTACCCAAATGAAATCAGCAGTCATCATTCGAGCAGATGACCTACTGTCAAGTATTGGAAATGAATATCCCAGTTTCGTGAAATTATTAGTTAGATCGCATGTTGGTAGCTGTTTTTGGATG GGTCTTCCTGTGCCATTCTGCAAGACCCATCTACCAAGAAAGGACACTCAAGTTATTCTTGAAAGCGAGAATGGCGAAGAATTTGAAATAAAATACATTGCTGAAAAGACTGGACTTAGTGCAGGATGGAGAAAGTACGTTGTTGCTCACAAGTTGGTTGAGGGAGATGCTTTAGTTTTTCAACTAGTTGAGCCTACTAGATTCAAG GTCTACGTCATAAGAGCAAATGATCTAAAAGAGGTGGATGGCGCTCTTAGCCTTCTAAATTTGGATGCACCCCCCAAGCAAAGTGATGCAG AGGGAACTAATGCTCATAACATAAAGAAGCGTCAAAAGAAATCTCTTCCTTTAACTGTTTTGCAAAGGAGAAAGCGAAAAGCGGATCTGAGTAAACAACTTGTTCCACTGGAGGCGCAGTCGGGAAATGACAGCGATGAAGTCGCTTCAGAAATTTTAGAGGGCTCGAGGTCCTTTGGACCTGCTGTTAATTTTAGAGACATTAGGAGCCTTGAGGAGTTCCACATTCTGGTGAATGGATTATGCATAGACTCTGAACTTCCTGAACATATAAGGAGAAAGTACTACGAGTTATGCTGCAGTAGAAGTTCTTTTCTTCATGATCGTCTTCTACAAGGCCTTCATTGTAAGCTGGTTGCTGGTATGATATTTGAGGTCGTCAACATTGCCGATATGATAAGAGCTTGCACTCTCACCACCCCACGGAAGGAATTCGATATATGGGAGAAGTCACTGAAATCTTTTGAACTTCTGGGCATGAATGTTGGATTTCTAAGGACTCGTCTGCGCTGGTTGCTGAGTCTTGCATTTGACTCGGAAGGCGCTTCGGACACCAAGAGGTACTTGGAAGCTAAAAACGAGTGGTCTCGAGCTGAAGATGAGATACAGAATCTTGAAACGAAACTGGAGGAACTGAAACAAGCTTCTGAAAAATATGGTGCTGATGTTGAGGCTCTGAAATCAAAAGCTGAGAGCTATGAGCTTATGTTCCAAGGAGAAGTCAATGCTCCATGGTAG